A region from the Nonlabens sp. YIK11 genome encodes:
- a CDS encoding alanine dehydrogenase, whose protein sequence is MSHILNPFTKDQLIPQEERLEIQRTKKELFIGIPKEDQQVEKRICLTPDAVAALTAHGHRIIIEKGAGLGSSFTDNEYLNSGAELTSDTKKVFSCPTILKVAPPSMEEIKMIKPQTVLISALQLKTRNKEYFEKLAAKKITALAFEFIQDDDGHYIATAALSEISGVASVLIASELLSSGPNRTGQLFGNITGVPPVDVVIMGAGTVGEFAIRTALGLGANVKVFDNSISNLRKVKDNVSQSIFTSTLQPKYLSKALRRCDVVIAALSGKNRAPVVVSQTMVENMKIGSVIIDVSIDMGGCFETSELTTHENPTFVKYGVTHYCVPNLPSRYSKTASISLSNIFTPYILNIADDGGIEHSIRMDKGLKNGIYMYHGINTNKSVGEWYNLPCSDVNLLIF, encoded by the coding sequence ATGAGTCACATTCTCAATCCATTTACTAAAGATCAATTGATTCCTCAAGAGGAACGTCTAGAGATTCAACGCACTAAAAAGGAGCTTTTTATTGGGATTCCCAAAGAAGACCAACAGGTTGAAAAACGAATCTGCCTCACACCAGACGCGGTTGCCGCACTCACCGCACATGGACATCGCATCATCATAGAAAAAGGAGCTGGTTTAGGAAGCAGCTTTACTGATAACGAATATCTAAATTCTGGTGCAGAGCTTACTTCAGACACTAAAAAAGTCTTCTCCTGCCCTACTATTCTAAAGGTGGCACCACCATCAATGGAGGAGATCAAAATGATCAAGCCTCAAACCGTTTTGATCAGCGCTCTTCAACTTAAGACAAGAAACAAAGAGTATTTTGAAAAACTTGCAGCCAAAAAAATAACCGCACTAGCGTTTGAATTTATTCAGGATGATGATGGTCACTATATAGCCACTGCGGCCTTAAGCGAAATTTCAGGTGTAGCTTCTGTTCTTATCGCGTCAGAGTTATTAAGCAGCGGCCCTAATCGTACCGGGCAATTGTTCGGTAATATAACGGGTGTACCACCAGTAGATGTGGTAATTATGGGTGCAGGAACCGTAGGCGAGTTTGCGATTAGAACTGCCTTGGGTCTCGGCGCCAATGTAAAGGTGTTTGACAACTCTATTTCTAACTTAAGAAAAGTCAAAGACAACGTTAGCCAATCCATTTTTACAAGCACTCTTCAACCCAAATACCTCTCCAAAGCTTTGCGACGTTGTGATGTGGTCATAGCAGCACTGTCAGGGAAAAACCGCGCACCTGTGGTGGTATCCCAAACCATGGTAGAGAACATGAAAATTGGCTCGGTCATTATTGATGTAAGTATTGACATGGGCGGTTGTTTTGAAACGAGCGAGCTCACAACGCATGAAAATCCTACTTTCGTAAAGTACGGCGTGACGCATTATTGCGTCCCCAACTTGCCATCACGCTATTCTAAAACAGCATCCATCTCGTTGAGCAATATTTTTACTCCTTATATCTTAAACATCGCAGATGATGGCGGTATTGAACATTCCATAAGAATGGATAAAGGACTTAAAAATGGTATTTACATGTATCACGGTATTAATACCAACAAATCAGTTGGCGAGTGGTATAACTTACCTTGTAGCGATGTAAATTTGCTCATCTTTTAA
- a CDS encoding DUF4258 domain-containing protein: protein MNFIKRLGFYMGGFAIGLVFLVFFLSGKRAQCNWFPEDRVIADINKKNSVRFSPEFRELLANKEIDTTSVIMILKYGDVDFSKSNTDTIPCNRYYINGRQELAKTALIVTNCDRYVRVENLVIEKD, encoded by the coding sequence ATGAATTTTATCAAACGTCTAGGTTTTTACATGGGCGGTTTTGCCATAGGCCTCGTATTTCTTGTATTCTTTTTAAGCGGTAAACGTGCGCAGTGCAACTGGTTTCCAGAAGATCGGGTCATTGCAGATATTAATAAAAAGAATTCAGTCAGATTCTCACCAGAATTTAGAGAACTGCTGGCCAATAAAGAGATTGACACCACCAGCGTCATTATGATCCTCAAATATGGCGATGTGGATTTTTCAAAATCCAATACTGACACCATTCCATGTAATCGATATTACATCAATGGCCGCCAAGAGTTGGCCAAAACTGCCTTGATCGTCACCAATTGCGATCGTTACGTTCGCGTTGAGAATCTAGTGATAGAAAAGGATTAG
- a CDS encoding proline dehydrogenase family protein, which translates to MNKQFFEDTKTAFALKSNADLKKSRFIFSMMGQQWLVNLGSKLTMTGLKLGLPIKGLIRNTIFDQFCGGTTEDECMPIVENMYTKGVSSILDYSVEGKENEADFDSVVGKKLTLIHAAAVNEALPFEVVKPTGLGRFYIWQKVSEGKELTAPEQLEWERIVNRVDLLCKTAVDSEVMLLFDGEESWMQDAADALVRDMMQSYNKEKAYIYNTVQCYRWDRLQYIENLYQNAKANNFIAGAKIVRGAYMEKERERAEELNYPSPICKDKAATDQMFNDVMNFILDHLDTIKLCLGTHNEESTLAAMEFMKEKGVDPRSGDVWFGQLYGMSDNLTFNLAEADHNVFKILPFGPINDVMPYLIRRAQENTSVAGQVGRELNLINKEIKRRGI; encoded by the coding sequence ATGAATAAGCAATTTTTTGAGGATACTAAGACGGCTTTTGCACTCAAGTCCAATGCTGATTTGAAAAAGTCGCGATTTATATTTTCCATGATGGGACAGCAGTGGCTGGTCAATCTAGGGTCAAAACTGACCATGACCGGCTTGAAACTGGGTTTGCCCATCAAAGGACTGATTAGAAATACCATATTTGACCAATTTTGTGGCGGTACTACTGAAGATGAGTGTATGCCTATTGTTGAGAATATGTACACCAAAGGCGTAAGTTCCATTCTGGATTATTCGGTCGAAGGAAAAGAAAATGAAGCCGACTTTGATAGCGTTGTAGGTAAGAAGCTTACCTTGATTCACGCAGCGGCTGTTAATGAGGCATTACCATTTGAAGTGGTCAAACCTACAGGACTTGGAAGATTTTACATCTGGCAAAAGGTGTCAGAAGGTAAGGAACTTACCGCGCCAGAACAGTTGGAGTGGGAACGAATCGTGAATAGGGTCGATCTACTTTGCAAAACGGCCGTAGATAGCGAAGTGATGCTCTTATTTGATGGTGAGGAAAGTTGGATGCAAGATGCCGCAGATGCTTTGGTTAGAGATATGATGCAGAGTTATAATAAGGAGAAAGCATATATCTATAATACGGTACAATGTTACCGTTGGGACCGTTTGCAATACATTGAAAACCTTTATCAAAATGCCAAGGCGAATAATTTTATCGCTGGAGCAAAGATCGTGCGTGGTGCCTACATGGAAAAGGAACGAGAGCGAGCAGAAGAGCTCAATTATCCATCACCTATCTGTAAGGACAAAGCCGCTACTGATCAAATGTTCAACGATGTGATGAACTTTATTCTTGATCATTTAGATACCATCAAATTATGTCTGGGAACTCATAATGAAGAGAGCACGCTTGCGGCTATGGAGTTCATGAAAGAAAAAGGAGTGGACCCTAGAAGTGGTGATGTTTGGTTTGGTCAATTGTACGGTATGAGTGACAATCTCACATTCAATCTAGCTGAAGCAGATCATAATGTATTTAAGATATTGCCATTTGGACCCATCAATGATGTGATGCCTTACTTGATAAGACGTGCCCAAGAAAATACTTCGGTGGCTGGTCAGGTAGGACGTGAATTGAATTTGATCAATAAAGAGATCAAACGACGCGGTATCTAA
- the aroB gene encoding 3-dehydroquinate synthase → MTSIINESYAIHFGEECYVQLNTYVAKKLPSIIFVLVDENTMQHCYAPFIAKLETVAPIEVIEIEAGEEFKNIDTCTGVWSALIELGCDRNSLFISLGGGVVTDLGGFVACTIKRGIDFIHVPTSLLAMVDASVGGKNGVDLGNLKNQIGVIQPPVMTLVDPTFLATLPQKQLRNGSFEMFKHGLIADRVYWENMLAIDFDYSDETFESLIYQSIIIKNDVVQSDPYEKDARKSLNYGHTVGHAIESFCMASDDHEDLLHGEAIAAGIMVESYLSTLNTGLSAADFNQIDSFYQSLDLELSFNDKVVDQIISLMAHDKKNVNGEVRFVLLNAIGQYKTDCVVSVDQIRNGFKLYLK, encoded by the coding sequence ATGACCTCAATTATCAATGAATCCTATGCCATACATTTTGGCGAGGAATGTTATGTACAACTCAATACGTACGTGGCCAAAAAGTTGCCCAGCATCATTTTTGTGTTGGTCGATGAGAATACCATGCAGCATTGTTACGCACCATTTATTGCAAAACTTGAAACGGTCGCTCCTATTGAAGTGATTGAGATTGAAGCTGGTGAAGAGTTCAAGAATATTGACACATGTACTGGTGTGTGGAGTGCGCTTATTGAACTGGGCTGCGATCGCAACAGTCTTTTTATAAGTCTGGGCGGCGGCGTGGTGACAGATCTAGGTGGTTTTGTGGCTTGTACCATCAAACGTGGTATTGACTTCATTCATGTGCCTACAAGTTTACTGGCGATGGTGGACGCATCCGTTGGTGGGAAAAATGGTGTGGATTTGGGGAATTTAAAAAATCAGATAGGTGTGATACAACCGCCGGTGATGACACTGGTGGATCCTACTTTTCTAGCGACCTTACCTCAAAAACAATTGCGCAACGGTAGCTTTGAAATGTTTAAGCATGGCTTGATTGCAGATCGTGTGTATTGGGAAAATATGCTGGCGATTGATTTTGATTACAGCGACGAGACTTTTGAATCCTTGATCTATCAATCCATCATTATTAAAAATGATGTGGTACAAAGCGATCCCTATGAAAAGGATGCCCGTAAATCCCTCAATTATGGACACACTGTGGGCCACGCGATTGAATCCTTTTGCATGGCAAGTGACGATCATGAAGATTTACTCCACGGTGAGGCGATCGCCGCAGGAATAATGGTTGAATCCTATTTGAGTACGCTTAACACTGGACTGTCTGCGGCAGATTTCAATCAAATCGACTCCTTTTACCAAAGTCTGGACCTGGAATTATCCTTCAACGATAAGGTAGTAGACCAAATCATCAGCCTTATGGCACATGACAAAAAGAACGTTAACGGCGAGGTCCGGTTCGTACTTCTCAATGCCATAGGACAATACAAAACCGATTGTGTGGTCTCTGTAGACCAGATACGTAATGGATTTAAATTATACCTGAAATAA
- the sucC gene encoding ADP-forming succinate--CoA ligase subunit beta has product MNLHEYQGKEILASYGVTVQRGKIATTPEEAVQAAKELTDETGTGWHVIKAQVHAGGRGKGGGVKLAKSLDDVKKISGEIIGMDLVTPQTSAEGKRVHQVLIAEDVYEPGEVEVEEFYMSVLLDRAQGKNMIMYSTEGGMDIETVAEETPHLIFTEIIDPAHGLQGFQARRIAFNLGLSGKAFKEMTKFVAKLYNAYVGSDSALFEINPVLKASDERIIAVDCKITLDENALFRHKDLEAMRDIREENPTEVEAREVGLNYVDLDGNVGCMVNGAGLAMATMDLIKQSGGEPANFLDVGGTADAKRVEEAFKIILKDKGVKAILVNIFGGIVRCDRVAQGIIDAKKSMGDAMNVPLIVRLQGTNAEIAKDLIDNSGMDVQSAIEFKEAADKVQAVLA; this is encoded by the coding sequence ATGAATCTTCACGAATATCAAGGAAAAGAGATTTTAGCCAGTTATGGAGTTACCGTACAAAGAGGTAAAATCGCAACCACTCCAGAAGAAGCGGTTCAAGCGGCAAAAGAACTGACCGATGAAACAGGAACTGGATGGCACGTTATCAAAGCACAAGTACATGCTGGTGGACGTGGTAAAGGTGGTGGCGTAAAACTTGCCAAAAGCCTTGACGATGTGAAGAAAATCTCTGGAGAGATTATAGGAATGGACCTGGTAACACCACAAACTTCAGCTGAAGGGAAACGTGTTCACCAAGTGCTGATTGCAGAGGATGTCTACGAGCCAGGCGAGGTAGAAGTAGAGGAATTCTACATGTCTGTACTTCTGGATCGTGCTCAAGGGAAAAACATGATCATGTATTCTACCGAAGGTGGAATGGATATCGAGACCGTTGCAGAGGAGACTCCGCACCTGATCTTTACTGAAATTATTGATCCGGCTCATGGTCTACAAGGCTTTCAAGCTAGACGCATCGCCTTCAATTTAGGTTTGAGCGGTAAGGCATTTAAAGAAATGACCAAATTTGTGGCGAAGCTTTACAATGCATATGTAGGATCTGACAGTGCTTTGTTTGAGATCAACCCGGTATTGAAAGCTAGCGATGAGAGAATTATCGCTGTGGATTGTAAAATTACTTTGGATGAGAATGCATTGTTCCGTCACAAGGATCTTGAAGCGATGAGAGATATACGTGAAGAAAATCCAACTGAAGTGGAAGCACGTGAAGTAGGATTGAACTATGTTGACCTTGACGGTAACGTAGGTTGTATGGTTAATGGAGCTGGACTTGCCATGGCAACCATGGACTTGATCAAGCAATCTGGTGGTGAACCAGCTAACTTCCTAGATGTAGGTGGTACAGCAGATGCAAAAAGAGTAGAAGAGGCCTTCAAAATTATCTTGAAAGATAAAGGTGTGAAAGCTATTCTAGTCAACATCTTTGGTGGTATCGTACGTTGTGACCGTGTGGCGCAAGGTATTATCGATGCTAAGAAAAGTATGGGCGATGCGATGAATGTACCATTGATCGTAAGACTTCAAGGAACAAATGCAGAAATCGCAAAAGACTTGATCGATAACAGCGGTATGGACGTGCAGAGCGCTATCGAGTTTAAAGAAGCAGCAGATAAGGTCCAAGCGGTACTAGCATAA
- the lysA gene encoding diaminopimelate decarboxylase: MNAQDLLHVAQEHGSPVYVYDADTIVSQYERLTSAFAKVENLRIHYAVKALSNISILKLFKQLGAGLDTVSSQEVQLGIAAGVDPSKIIYTPNGVSLEEIEKVASMGVQINIDNLSILEQFGAKHPKVPVCVRINPHVMAGGNANISVGHIDSKFGISIHQIPHLLRIVENTGMTVNGVHMHTGSDILDIGVFLYATEILFETAAKFKDLEFIDFGSGFKVPYKEGDVSTDIEDLGEQLSGRFNEFCKSYGKDIALAFEPGKFLVSEAGHFLAQVNVIKQTTSTVFAGVDSGFNHLIRPMLYGSYHGIKNISNPEGKNRFYSVVGYICETDTFAQNRQISEISEGDILAFSNAGAYCYSMASNYNSRYRPAEVLWHNGQAHLIRERETMEDILKNQVEVELELNSDMVEA; this comes from the coding sequence ATGAATGCACAAGATCTATTACATGTAGCGCAGGAACACGGTAGTCCTGTCTATGTCTATGATGCAGACACGATTGTGTCGCAGTATGAACGTTTGACGTCCGCTTTCGCGAAAGTGGAAAACCTTAGAATTCACTACGCTGTCAAGGCGTTGTCAAACATCTCGATCTTAAAGCTTTTTAAACAGTTAGGCGCCGGACTCGATACCGTGAGTTCACAGGAAGTACAGTTGGGAATCGCTGCTGGTGTGGACCCATCAAAAATTATCTACACGCCGAATGGCGTCTCTCTCGAGGAAATCGAGAAAGTGGCCAGTATGGGCGTGCAAATCAACATTGACAACTTGTCGATTCTGGAACAATTTGGTGCCAAACACCCGAAAGTTCCTGTTTGTGTGCGTATCAACCCGCACGTGATGGCTGGTGGTAATGCAAACATAAGTGTAGGTCACATTGATTCTAAATTTGGTATTTCCATCCACCAGATACCGCATTTGTTGCGTATTGTGGAGAATACAGGAATGACTGTTAACGGTGTGCATATGCATACGGGTAGCGACATTCTGGACATTGGCGTATTCTTGTATGCCACCGAAATCCTTTTTGAAACGGCGGCCAAGTTCAAGGATCTGGAATTCATCGATTTTGGCTCTGGATTTAAGGTGCCTTATAAAGAAGGCGATGTCTCTACAGACATTGAGGATCTAGGCGAGCAGTTATCGGGCAGATTCAATGAATTCTGCAAGTCTTATGGTAAAGATATCGCGCTGGCGTTTGAACCTGGAAAATTTTTGGTTTCTGAAGCTGGACACTTTTTGGCCCAAGTCAACGTGATCAAACAGACGACCAGTACGGTTTTCGCTGGTGTGGATTCTGGTTTCAATCACTTGATAAGACCTATGTTGTATGGTTCCTACCATGGCATCAAAAACATATCTAATCCTGAAGGTAAAAATCGTTTCTACAGTGTTGTAGGTTATATATGTGAGACAGATACGTTTGCACAAAACCGTCAGATTAGTGAGATTAGTGAAGGTGATATTCTGGCATTCTCTAATGCTGGTGCCTACTGCTACTCTATGGCGAGCAACTACAACTCACGTTACCGTCCAGCAGAAGTGCTATGGCACAATGGCCAGGCACACCTCATACGCGAGCGTGAAACCATGGAAGATATCTTAAAAAATCAGGTGGAAGTAGAATTAGAATTGAATTCTGATATGGTTGAAGCTTAG
- a CDS encoding 2-hydroxyacid dehydrogenase, producing the protein MKIAVFSTKPYDQAYFEKYAQDQAYEFSFFETSLNRHTANLTIDFDAVVVFVNDSVDKATIEILSTNGIQLIALRCAGFNNVDVEAAQKKNIKIVRVPAYSPEAVAEHAVALILTLNRKTHKAYNRVREGNFSLNGLMGFNLHGKTVGVIGTGTIGATFCRVMKGFGCNLVAFDVQESAELKELGVTFLSLNEVFKQADIISLHCPLNEQTKHLINKKSIAMMKNGVIIINTSRGALVDTEDAINGLSSKKIGYLGIDVYEQEENLFYQDLSESIIQDDLLLRLNSFPNVLITSHQAYFTKEAMEEITTTTLANIHAFSKGQELENEVK; encoded by the coding sequence ATGAAAATAGCCGTATTCAGTACCAAACCATATGATCAGGCCTATTTTGAAAAGTATGCCCAAGATCAAGCCTATGAATTTTCATTTTTTGAAACGTCGCTCAATAGGCATACTGCAAATCTTACTATAGATTTTGATGCGGTGGTTGTTTTTGTAAACGATAGTGTTGACAAGGCAACCATTGAAATTCTTTCTACAAATGGCATTCAACTTATTGCGCTGCGCTGTGCTGGGTTCAATAATGTTGATGTAGAAGCCGCCCAAAAGAAAAACATCAAAATCGTACGGGTTCCTGCCTACTCACCAGAAGCCGTAGCAGAACACGCAGTGGCTTTGATATTAACGCTAAATAGAAAAACACATAAAGCCTACAATCGGGTACGTGAAGGGAACTTTTCCCTTAATGGTTTAATGGGTTTTAATCTGCATGGTAAAACTGTAGGCGTTATAGGAACAGGAACCATTGGTGCCACTTTTTGCCGCGTTATGAAAGGATTTGGGTGCAATCTTGTTGCTTTTGACGTCCAGGAATCTGCAGAACTTAAAGAACTGGGCGTAACATTTTTGTCTTTAAACGAGGTATTCAAACAAGCAGACATCATATCGCTGCATTGTCCACTCAATGAACAGACGAAACATTTGATCAACAAAAAATCCATCGCGATGATGAAAAATGGCGTCATTATCATCAACACCAGCCGTGGCGCACTGGTAGATACAGAAGATGCCATAAACGGACTGTCCAGTAAGAAAATAGGTTATTTGGGAATTGACGTCTATGAACAGGAAGAAAACTTGTTCTATCAGGATTTATCAGAAAGTATCATCCAAGATGATTTGCTGTTGCGCCTCAACAGTTTCCCTAACGTTTTGATCACCTCACATCAGGCCTATTTTACTAAAGAAGCCATGGAAGAAATAACTACGACCACTCTGGCAAATATCCATGCTTTTTCCAAAGGTCAAGAATTAGAAAACGAAGTGAAATAA
- a CDS encoding DsbA family protein, with protein sequence MKEKLKIDIVSDVVCPWCTIGYKRLEKAIKELGIENQIELQWQPFELNPNMPAEGQNLKEHIIEKYGTSPEQYRQMQEQMTAAGDSVDFVFDYYDDQRMSNTFDAHVLLEYAHQYGKQTDLKMRLTKAFFSERQDVSKTEVLKQALLDVGLDADEALSMLDNQEACNEVLKKEAYWKSLGVNSVPTIVFDRKSAVTGAQPVDVFKQVLKEAMEQHA encoded by the coding sequence ATGAAAGAAAAACTAAAAATCGACATTGTATCAGACGTGGTCTGTCCATGGTGTACGATAGGTTATAAACGATTAGAAAAGGCTATAAAAGAACTGGGAATCGAGAACCAAATCGAACTCCAATGGCAACCTTTTGAACTCAATCCCAACATGCCTGCAGAAGGTCAGAACTTAAAAGAGCATATTATAGAAAAATACGGTACGAGTCCTGAACAATACCGTCAAATGCAGGAGCAAATGACAGCTGCTGGCGATAGTGTAGATTTTGTTTTTGATTATTATGACGACCAGCGCATGTCAAATACGTTCGATGCTCATGTTCTACTGGAATATGCACATCAATATGGCAAACAAACCGATTTAAAAATGCGATTGACCAAAGCATTTTTTAGCGAGCGTCAGGATGTTTCAAAAACAGAAGTTCTCAAACAAGCTCTACTGGACGTAGGATTGGATGCTGATGAAGCACTGTCTATGCTAGATAATCAAGAAGCTTGCAACGAGGTACTTAAAAAAGAGGCTTATTGGAAAAGCTTAGGAGTCAATAGTGTTCCTACCATTGTATTTGATAGAAAAAGTGCTGTTACCGGCGCACAACCAGTCGATGTTTTCAAACAGGTTTTGAAAGAAGCTATGGAACAACATGCATAA
- a CDS encoding haloacid dehalogenase type II, with protein sequence MKEVMRPEVLFFDVNETLLDLSTLKENIRGLLDGRDDLIKLWFTTLLHHSLVTSASGQYEDFGKIGAATLQMVAANHDITIPEEVAIDVVIDSFRHLKPHPEVKDALIQLKNDGYKLIAFTNSSKEGVEQQLTNAGIAELFEARLSIENSGKFKPFTQAYDWAAQQLHTKPKACMMIAAHGWDVAGAQWAGWRAAFVARPGHQKYLLAPEAEIVGADLKEVALSLIALQKNHRRTL encoded by the coding sequence ATGAAAGAGGTAATGAGGCCTGAGGTGCTTTTTTTTGACGTCAATGAAACTTTACTGGATCTTTCTACCTTGAAAGAAAACATCAGAGGATTGCTGGATGGTAGAGATGATCTTATCAAATTATGGTTCACTACGTTACTTCACCATTCTTTAGTGACCAGCGCAAGCGGACAGTATGAAGATTTCGGGAAGATAGGTGCCGCTACCTTACAAATGGTAGCAGCTAATCATGATATTACCATCCCAGAAGAGGTCGCTATAGACGTCGTGATAGATTCATTCCGTCATTTGAAGCCACATCCTGAAGTGAAAGATGCGCTTATCCAATTGAAAAATGATGGCTACAAGCTGATAGCCTTCACTAATTCGTCCAAAGAAGGTGTGGAACAACAACTGACTAACGCTGGTATAGCAGAACTTTTTGAGGCTCGATTGAGCATTGAAAACTCTGGAAAATTCAAACCTTTTACGCAAGCCTATGATTGGGCAGCACAACAATTGCATACAAAACCTAAGGCATGTATGATGATTGCCGCTCATGGTTGGGATGTTGCTGGTGCACAATGGGCTGGCTGGCGAGCGGCCTTTGTAGCGAGACCTGGTCACCAGAAATACCTGCTAGCACCTGAAGCAGAGATTGTTGGAGCCGATTTAAAAGAGGTAGCTCTTTCACTGATTGCATTACAAAAGAATCATAGAAGAACACTTTAA
- a CDS encoding aldose 1-epimerase family protein, which produces MLHTIKNDQLTCTISSTGAEIRSLKEKETGKEHIWQIDESVWGSSSPVLFPAIGKIKGDEIIYKGQEYAMPRHGIIRHSDQLVFEQHSASKCSFTLNSSPATLKQYPFKFSFAVVYELVVKSLKMSYFIENKDEVPMHFACGGHTAYACPLTDGQTLEDYVIEFPTSQDLRAQTLGASGLLSNEFRTFELKNGTLPLSNNLFDRDALILSNIDFEWVRFRESDKNKGLIVRFEGFPHLALWSKPGADYVCIEPWLGLPDSEGESLDIAQKSSYKTIDPATRFSISIITEIE; this is translated from the coding sequence ATGCTCCACACCATCAAAAACGACCAACTCACCTGCACCATCAGTTCTACTGGTGCAGAAATCCGCTCGCTTAAGGAAAAGGAAACCGGTAAAGAACACATCTGGCAAATCGATGAGTCCGTTTGGGGCAGCAGCTCGCCAGTGTTGTTCCCAGCAATAGGAAAAATTAAGGGCGACGAAATCATATATAAAGGTCAAGAATACGCCATGCCACGGCACGGTATCATTAGACATAGTGACCAATTGGTTTTTGAGCAACACAGCGCTTCAAAATGCTCCTTTACCTTGAACAGTTCGCCAGCGACCTTGAAGCAATATCCGTTTAAATTTTCATTTGCTGTAGTGTATGAACTGGTAGTCAAAAGTTTGAAAATGAGTTATTTCATTGAAAACAAGGATGAGGTTCCCATGCATTTTGCCTGCGGTGGCCATACCGCTTACGCTTGCCCATTGACAGATGGCCAGACCTTGGAAGATTACGTGATCGAGTTTCCTACATCGCAGGATTTACGTGCGCAAACCTTGGGCGCTTCTGGATTGCTATCTAATGAATTCCGGACTTTCGAATTGAAAAACGGCACGTTACCACTTTCTAACAACCTATTTGATCGCGACGCACTTATTTTATCCAATATTGATTTTGAATGGGTTCGCTTTCGCGAAAGCGATAAAAACAAGGGCCTCATCGTTAGATTTGAAGGGTTTCCTCACCTCGCGCTCTGGTCAAAACCTGGAGCCGATTATGTGTGTATTGAACCATGGCTGGGATTGCCAGATTCAGAAGGCGAATCGCTGGATATTGCCCAAAAAAGCAGTTACAAAACCATAGATCCAGCAACTCGCTTCTCGATATCGATCATTACAGAGATCGAGTAA
- a CDS encoding DUF808 domain-containing protein yields MASGFFALLDDIGVLMDDVAAMSKVATKKTAGILGDDLAVNAEKASGFVSSREIPVLWAITKGSFINKLIILPIAFLLSAFLPWAVTVILLLGGIYLAFEGAEKIYEWIFPHAKPDTDIPSQEMSEEEIIAHEKEKIKAAIVTDFILSVEIVIIALSSVVNEPILNQIMVVSVVAIIATIGVYGIVAAIVRMDDLGLRLIKNSDGKGFGYTVGKFLVSALPKIVKSLSVIGTIALILVAGGIFVHNLEFIHDALHSLPAIVGEALTGLVVGALSLGIYKLVKALFFKKDKAAAH; encoded by the coding sequence ATGGCTTCAGGATTTTTTGCATTACTCGATGATATAGGTGTCCTTATGGACGATGTGGCTGCCATGAGCAAAGTCGCGACTAAAAAAACGGCTGGAATCCTGGGCGATGACCTTGCCGTAAATGCAGAGAAAGCTTCTGGGTTTGTATCTTCCAGAGAGATTCCTGTATTGTGGGCCATCACAAAAGGTTCCTTTATCAACAAACTCATCATCTTACCCATTGCCTTCCTGTTAAGTGCTTTTTTGCCATGGGCCGTGACCGTCATTTTACTTCTTGGAGGTATTTACCTAGCTTTTGAAGGCGCCGAAAAGATCTATGAATGGATTTTCCCGCATGCAAAACCAGATACGGACATACCATCTCAAGAAATGTCTGAGGAAGAAATCATCGCTCATGAAAAAGAAAAAATCAAGGCCGCCATCGTGACCGATTTTATTCTTTCGGTAGAGATCGTGATTATTGCGTTAAGCTCTGTGGTCAATGAACCGATTTTGAATCAGATTATGGTAGTGTCTGTAGTGGCGATCATTGCCACCATAGGTGTTTACGGTATCGTGGCTGCGATTGTTCGTATGGATGATTTAGGATTGCGATTGATCAAAAACAGTGATGGAAAAGGTTTTGGATATACAGTTGGAAAATTTTTGGTTTCGGCGTTGCCTAAGATTGTCAAAAGTTTATCTGTGATAGGAACCATCGCATTAATTTTAGTGGCTGGTGGAATTTTTGTCCACAATCTAGAATTTATCCATGATGCTTTGCATTCTTTACCGGCAATTGTAGGTGAAGCGCTTACGGGTCTTGTAGTTGGTGCGCTTTCTCTAGGCATCTATAAATTGGTGAAGGCTTTATTTTTTAAAAAGGATAAAGCTGCCGCGCATTAA